One Candidatus Korarchaeum sp. DNA segment encodes these proteins:
- a CDS encoding APC family permease — MPSEGGGIVPKEVFARRASGLVREASLIDAFSFGFLNQGPAVAIWTLLSWGIWLFPSGDLLNSVWIATFFGVFGAALVWGILGASMPRSGGSYVYNTRILHPAIGMAVSFAEYFVWWLWGIILSPWVADPGLTTLFGMLEMPEAAEWCASPLGMFIVASIVNFLGYLFTFYGLRWYLWHQRTMMVLSIIFLSVVGIVLGMHSHEEFVAAWNAMAAQYGSLDYESMIQAAMEADPRVFAPAAGVLWGTMGLVVVNAWWARYGLDLNVMAGEIKRPQRNIMIAQVSSVVAPAVFVLIFATLFPSVVGRDFMYALAVADNVGLEGYNMPFPPNFMGVTRVFLDITNPLGYTLALIAALSFIICDYMYIPLGYVAASRIAVAWGMDRMGPRWFSEVNPRWASPVKNLTFFFIACELGIALYCFGGAGPISSLDCPATEGMSLWGVTALGALIFPFVRKVRSIWETSPYRNWRIGPIHIISIAAIVDLINVAIIEYFYYTTPELEGISIEGLIAFIFVWTGGMLWWAYWRWRNKKEGIDIDLAWKELPPE; from the coding sequence ATGCCTTCCGAGGGCGGTGGTATAGTACCTAAGGAGGTCTTCGCCAGAAGAGCGAGCGGTCTAGTTAGGGAGGCTAGCCTCATAGACGCTTTCTCCTTCGGCTTCTTGAATCAAGGACCGGCTGTTGCGATATGGACCCTGCTGAGCTGGGGAATATGGCTCTTCCCATCCGGGGATCTACTCAACTCGGTATGGATAGCCACCTTCTTCGGCGTCTTCGGTGCAGCACTGGTCTGGGGCATTCTAGGGGCCTCGATGCCCAGGAGCGGAGGAAGTTACGTCTACAACACCAGGATATTGCATCCGGCCATAGGTATGGCGGTGAGCTTCGCTGAGTACTTCGTCTGGTGGCTCTGGGGTATAATACTCTCACCCTGGGTAGCCGATCCCGGCTTGACGACTCTCTTCGGCATGTTGGAGATGCCTGAGGCCGCTGAGTGGTGCGCCTCACCACTGGGCATGTTCATAGTAGCCTCCATAGTCAACTTCCTAGGTTACCTCTTCACCTTCTACGGACTGAGGTGGTACCTGTGGCATCAGAGGACGATGATGGTCCTCTCCATAATATTCCTCTCGGTAGTCGGAATCGTGCTGGGCATGCACTCCCACGAGGAGTTCGTGGCCGCTTGGAACGCGATGGCAGCCCAATACGGCTCCCTCGACTACGAGAGCATGATACAGGCCGCTATGGAGGCCGATCCAAGGGTGTTCGCTCCCGCGGCTGGGGTCCTCTGGGGGACCATGGGTCTAGTGGTGGTGAACGCCTGGTGGGCTAGGTACGGCTTAGATCTGAACGTGATGGCCGGGGAGATAAAGAGGCCTCAGAGGAACATAATGATAGCTCAGGTGAGCTCCGTAGTTGCTCCAGCTGTATTCGTCCTGATATTCGCTACGCTCTTCCCGAGCGTCGTTGGAAGGGACTTCATGTATGCCCTAGCCGTGGCTGACAACGTCGGGCTCGAGGGCTACAACATGCCTTTCCCGCCGAACTTCATGGGAGTCACCAGGGTCTTCCTGGACATAACGAACCCGCTAGGTTACACTCTGGCTTTGATAGCGGCCCTTAGCTTCATAATATGCGATTACATGTACATACCGCTGGGCTACGTGGCCGCCAGCAGGATAGCCGTGGCCTGGGGCATGGACAGGATGGGGCCGAGGTGGTTCTCGGAGGTTAACCCGAGGTGGGCATCCCCAGTTAAGAACCTGACGTTCTTCTTCATCGCTTGTGAGTTAGGGATAGCGCTTTACTGCTTCGGAGGAGCGGGTCCCATATCCTCACTCGACTGCCCAGCCACCGAAGGTATGTCTTTGTGGGGAGTCACCGCATTAGGTGCTTTGATATTCCCGTTCGTCAGGAAGGTCAGGTCCATATGGGAGACCTCTCCCTACAGGAACTGGCGCATAGGGCCAATTCACATAATCTCGATCGCAGCGATAGTGGACCTGATAAACGTGGCCATAATAGAGTACTTCTACTACACCACTCCCGAGCTGGAGGGCATCTCGATCGAGGGATTGATAGCGTTCATCTTCGTCTGGACCGGCGGGATGCTCTGGTGGGCCTACTGGAGGTGGAGGAACAAGAAGGAGGGCATAGATATAGATCTGGCCTGGAAGGAGTTGCCCCCAGAATGA
- a CDS encoding metallophosphoesterase produces the protein MTRILFITDVHGSEYVFRKFLNAIPIYKADVGILLGDLAGKLIIPIVRNPDGTYISTFFGGTYKFKEKELDDVKKRISIAGYYPIIVTKDELDEIEKNPELKDKLFVENIKARLSSWMRLAEERLRGKNVRIFVAAGNDDPFEVEEVLNSSDFVINAGMKRVWVDDHHEMITLPYSNPTPWRTPREVPEERLEDLIEELVKQVENMENAIFNFHVPPYDSGLDLAPKLSKDLTPSVSEMIPVGSVAVRRAIERYQPMMGLHGHIHESKGVCNIGRTVCFNPGSEYGEGILKGVLIDVERGKVKAYSFVSG, from the coding sequence ATGACCAGGATCCTGTTCATTACGGACGTGCACGGGTCCGAATACGTATTTAGGAAGTTCCTGAACGCTATACCGATATACAAGGCTGACGTGGGCATCCTACTCGGGGACCTGGCTGGAAAGCTCATAATACCCATAGTGAGGAACCCAGATGGCACTTACATCAGCACGTTCTTCGGAGGTACTTACAAGTTCAAGGAGAAGGAGCTGGATGACGTGAAGAAGAGGATCTCGATAGCCGGTTACTACCCGATAATCGTAACGAAAGACGAGCTGGATGAGATAGAAAAGAACCCTGAGCTCAAGGACAAGCTGTTCGTGGAGAACATAAAGGCCAGGCTGAGCAGCTGGATGAGGTTAGCTGAGGAGAGGTTGAGGGGGAAGAACGTCAGGATATTCGTAGCTGCCGGTAACGATGACCCATTCGAGGTAGAGGAAGTGCTGAACAGTAGCGATTTCGTCATCAATGCTGGTATGAAGAGGGTCTGGGTCGACGATCACCACGAGATGATAACGCTACCCTACTCCAACCCCACCCCCTGGAGGACCCCTAGGGAAGTGCCTGAGGAGAGGCTCGAGGATCTCATAGAGGAGTTGGTTAAGCAGGTGGAGAACATGGAAAATGCGATATTCAACTTCCACGTCCCTCCATATGACTCAGGCCTTGACCTAGCTCCGAAGCTCTCCAAAGATCTGACGCCATCCGTGAGCGAGATGATCCCCGTGGGTAGCGTAGCCGTCAGGAGGGCCATAGAGAGGTACCAGCCCATGATGGGGCTTCACGGGCACATACACGAATCCAAGGGCGTCTGTAACATAGGCAGGACGGTGTGCTTCAACCCGGGAAGCGAGTACGGGGAGGGGATCCTGAAGGGGGTCCTCATAGACGTGGAGAGGGGTAAGGTTAAAGCCTACTCCTTCGTATCGGGGTGA